The Nymphaea colorata isolate Beijing-Zhang1983 chromosome 11, ASM883128v2, whole genome shotgun sequence genome includes the window GTACCCCCCAAAGTTCATTACTACCTAAACGTCCAGCCCCGTACTTCGCTGCGCCACGTAACAATTGCTCTCATATCTTCTCTCCGACTATCCTCCGTCTTTCCATGATACCCGACGGCATGGTGAGCATTTTGCGGGTTTCTGCTTAGGCTTGAGCTTTCTGTGCTACCTCCTTTTACTTTGATTGCAGTCTACCAACTTTGAAAACAAAGCCTTTTTTGTCTGGTTCTGCCCTTTGCCGTCAGCTGCTTTGGCAAGCTGCACTTGTAAAGTGACGATAATGCCCCTAAGCGGTCtgtctatataaaaaaatgaaatggataaaAAAGCTTCTCAAAATGAAACTAAATTTCGagctcctttctttttcataattgaTCAATCATATGCTGGAGAAGATGATCATAAAAAAAGTTATCTTAACTATCAAGATATAATCTCTAATATTATAAGGGTTATGTAATATAAACTCAAGTAAACATAATGATTATTGCGCATTGATTTTTATGAGTTCGTTTAATTCACTTCATTTCACAAGATTTTGAAATCTGCTGTGTAGCGGGCGCTATTAAATggttaaaaacgaaaaatttACTGTTAAAAAACGTTGTTATAAGGGCATTAACAATCATTCATGATGTGACAATAACTTACAACGCTTTAGTAATAACTTATgctattttttaataataatgtaTTAATTTTTAATCTTCTAAGATAAAATCAGGCACAAAGAACCTCCCCAAAAACACTTCATAACAGTGGCATCTCGTTAATTTAGGGAAACAACAAGGGTAAAGAATGTAAGCGGCGGCGGTGAATCGGAGGTGAAGGAGAATGCGCTCACTTTTAAAAAGATGCTACATCAATACTTCTCCCTTTCGGTGGCTTTCTCCTGGATGTTTACAAAAGTACCCCTCTACAATGCCATGTACACGGCCGTGTGGGCAATTggccacaccagcccacataaatgtattttttactTAGAGTGTCTCTTAAAAGTTAATGAAATTGGCATTTGATGTTCCTTGTTTGATAGAGCAGATGCTAGCGGTTGCAAACTGATCGGATCCACTAAACCGACATCCATTAGAAGTCAGACCAAAATCAGATCCCAGCTATTCATACTATCTCAGTGTGGCCCTATGTTGTACACCTTAGCTTTGGTTTTTATACATGACTATAACCAAACAAGTTCTTTCAtgggtagggatgtcaacggatcaaattcaaattgaatatatcCTTAATCGTGTTCGCTTTTTTCAGATactcacatattcagattcgaatacgaacaaagaaaagtcatatccaaatcctatGCAAacctgatttttacattcatatcctgatccaaatctaatttttatatttatatctgaattcgaatccagATTTTGAGCCGAATTGTTATACTTATATATGAAGTCTCAATCTATGGTCCCACTTTGAATTTTGCAGCCATAAAAACAAAAACGCAAGCGTGCAATTAGGTGTCAGAGCTCCTAGACTGCCTTTATAAGTTTGTGAGATGTCAAGATTCACCTTACTTTTCTTGGATCACAGTCATTGATTTGAAGCCAAATGTAGATCCTATAGTTGAAATGTTAACATGCCCAAGGGCCAAATTTCTACCGTTTGGCATATCTAGTTGAACCAGTGACCGGTTGGTGGTCAGTCACTTGTTTGATTCCTGTGAGCACCAATTCTCGGCACAGCCTCATGCATAAGTTGCCGACGGACCGGGGGAGGGCGGCGTTGTGGGTCCTCAGGCAACATCCAACCACTAACTTTCTTTCTTCAACGTGGAGACAACATTCATGATTTACTGTTAGGGGATGTATGTAAATAGATCGAGTATATAAATTTCTGATCCAACTTCAAATCTGTTTAGTCAAATTAAGCAAAGAAATTCATATCCAGTTACTAATAATATTTGGATTTCAGCATTCAATTTCATAACTTGATTCAAATCCCGAGTCCCAAATCCAACCCCTGATAAAGATCAGACCCAATTACATATAAATACCATATTTTATGCGAGTGGAACTGGAATTCAACTTGGTAAGAACAAATCCAAGTATGAATCTGATTATACATAATCATATGGAGTGCAGTAGAAGCTGAATTTAAAACCAAACGTGAACTGTTCCCATTCCTAGCTTGAAGGTACCACAGATCATATCCCAAAGCAGGACCCTTCATACATGAGATTGGACCCTCTGCATCAATTCTTAAATCACACATTTTGGCCAGGTGAAGCCGACAAAAAGCGAATCTTAATTCCAGGTtaaatgctcttttttttttttcttccgttgaattttgaattttgtgtgTAGAGACAGCAACAGATTCTTGAATTTAAAGTTCTCTCTTGCTTAAGAAGAAAATGGCCTGTAACATGCTGCCAAAAGGAGAAAAGTTTCGAGAAAAACATCCATACCATGTACAAgcagatcagatttggataagATAATAGACAGGAAACCAAACAATGGAGGTTGGTATCCCCTAATATTCCCGACTTAAGTTAAGCACAATATCAATGCCTAACTGAGCTAACCTCAGGTACCGTAGATTCATATGATGATCATGAGTTCATGACATAGACAGCGATGAATAACAACCAGGAAAAATTTCTGGCAGTAAAACAGAATGATAGCAAGCAGTAGATGGTCATGGTAGCATCTAATTAATTGATTAGGAAAACCAAGTAGTTATACTGATGAGGGCAGCCCTCAGAGTTTCAGTAATCTACAAATTTTAAAcaaggaaatagaatgaaggGGCATTCGATGATCAACCCCAGGCTTGCTTAATAACTGAAGGACCAGACCTGCAAAATATCATAAAGAAGTGCGGCCTCGCCTCAGAGGAAAAAATTAGGCCCTCGCTAGTTGAATGGGACAATTAAGCAATCACATAAAGGATAGACTCAATAAAGCAACTTCCACTGAGCTGCTGACCTGTACAAGTTCAACTCTCAAGCAAGGCAGCCTTCACCGTGAGGAACTGCCCACGTATAATAATGGGGAAATCAGCATTCTCTGTCAACTTCTCTGCAGTCGTCAATTTCATCTAAACTGGAGCTCTTGGAACCAAAATATCCTTCCATGCCTCATAGAACATCCAGGTGATCCCAGAAGAAGGCATTACTTTGAGGGTGCTCGCAGCCCAGCCCCTGTAGAGACCCATGACACCCTCTTGCTGAATAACTTCTGCCAAGGCTTCAGTAATGTTGGCCGGGCATCTACCCCTTAAAGCTCCAACCATAAGGCGCTTTCTTGCCACTTCCAGTGGAAATGTGATACTACTTGCAGTGAGACCTGTCACATTAACAGGTAGGTTATTAAGACTCACTTGACTGGACCAGAATTGTTTAACATTACTGCAAGGTGAAGGTTTGCCACAAATAACTCTGAGCTGAAGAGTAGAAGGCAGCAAACCATGAGGAACAAAGTtgcaaaacaaggaaaaaaaaaagaagaagaagaagaaatgcatGTTCTTTTGGTGAAATATTTAGAGAAAAAGTGCATGTAAAACCCCCATGTGGTTTTTCGTTCTTCACCACTGGTGAGTAGATGGAATGCAGGAACAACCTGGCTAGTCCGTAAGTAAATCTAGGAAGCACCCAGACTCACAGGGACTGACTGCAAAAGGGACAGGCCTTCTCCTGCAGTGGCAATTGACATTGACATCATTCAACTTGAAAACCGTTTAAATCTCAGTAGCACGTCTTAACCTATGGAGCCCAATAACCTTTTCAGACATAATTGAGTTTGCCCTAAAAGGCTAAAACCATAAACGCTTAAAATCATGACATAAAGGCTATAAGCCTCCAGCAGTGCAGCAAATGAAACATCGGAGGTCCATAACACCCCTGAACAAAACTGCTTACGaggttataaaaaaaatgaaaaaaaaaaatcaaatgttcaCGTTGTAATCCACTCTCGAACCTGAAAATGCTCCAACCAAAAGCAACTCAGGACGGCTCAAAGATTGCTTATTCTTAGCCTTGCAGTATGAATTCTTCATTGTCTCATACATGAAATAGTAGCACGTGCTATAAGGAATCATGCCAATCAGTGTAGGAGAAATCCCAGCATAAAAGTTGCCAATGCCACCTTCTCTGTAGATCTTGTTAACAGCATGTGTTATGCTAGTATAAGCTTCTGGATCTACCGTTAACCGGTCCTACAATCGTCAATAAGAGTGAAACCAGAATATCAGTATGTAATATACATTTGATATACACATGTGGGCACGTGTGGATTTTGTGTACCTGTGTGCATATGAAAGAGATGTGGCTTATGTACAGcatgtgtatgtgcatgtgtgtgtatacgagtgagagagagagatgcgaaAGAAAAAGTGATTCTAGATGATAAACAGAATACGGGCTAGAAGCAGCAAAGAAGAAATTATCGGAAGTCAGAAACACAATGGCATGCACTACCACCAAGAATAAGAGAGGAGGGAGTTTGGGGAGAGGGGGTTGGGATTGGGAGAGGATAATCCCCATAATCTATGTGACACAAACTTATGAAAAAGGTTGCCTAAGTCGCGCTTGGGTGTGCAACAAATATGCAGTCGTTTTTTGTCGAATCATTGATAAAATTGTAGCTTGTAACTTTGTTAATTGCTAGTTTAATTGCGTGTGGACAATTTTGTCACTATTTTtgttgtgtgtgtatatatatatatatatatgtatatattagagagagagagagagagagagagagagagtgaatggtgactctagctaTTTAGAGTAACCCAGCCATCCATCGGATGCAGatagatggttgaaagaaaaacatgaagaaaaatgtaGCAACTAATagtaaatgactaaaatggCCATTACATTgatctccttgtttttctcttaaccatccatcatgatGGATTAGACGGTCCTAATTAGTTGGCTGGATGACACAAAAGgcaaagtcatcattcaatgtgtatatatatatatatatatatagtcctaATTAGTTGGCTGGATGACACAAAAGgcaaagtcatcattcaatgtgtatatatatatatatatatatatatatatatatatataccctcacTGCACCTGTGTGACAGCCTATAATACTAATAATCAATGTTATCACTACCGTAttgtatcgtgtatcggtcgggccgacctatacgccgtatcgtaacgtatcgtaaaattaaattttttaatttataaaaaatgttaaaaatttataaaaaaataaaaaaaatctaaaataaatccgaaaaaactagtaaaaatcagaaaaattcaagaaaaatgtatttaaaggaacattcatcattcatgtatatgaagtatgcatatgaacaagacatttcaaaataagaaatcaaacattcaaaaaatcaaaataacatactaagcaaCCTAAGAGgctaagagtattcaattacatcacaattcataagtttagaagtcaaaactcaaaacatattgacatagttttccCACGGTCCCtagactccccacaacgagaaagaaagcttcttcactggcaaaacttgatgcaaatggagaaaatctctccctcccacgtctcttgtagcgtttacaaacaagaaaagagagagagaggagcgtctgTACTAAAACAAGGCGTAAAAAAGGGGCCGTCAGgcccctttttaatttttccccCGTATCGTGCGACACGGGGGTGTATcacacgtatcgtgcgatacggctACCGTATTgcatgtatcgtgcgatacgcgtacgatacggacgcgtatcgtctttaaacagtgtatcgtataggtcttcttgacctatacgatacgtatcatacgatacgcgtccgtatcgtacgatacggataacattgctaATAATCATCAATAGTTTAGCTAAAAATGCATCCATAAATATTGCATTTCCTGAAATAACCAGCATTCTTGCAATCAATGACAAATTACACTTGAACCAACTAAGACCAAAACCATAATGCATCTTTACATGTCTagacattcaaattttttattacctTCAAAACTTCAAGAGGATGGCAGATGAGAGTGCTTACAACCCCAGCAGTTGCACCCCCAACAGCAACTGGAGAAACCCAAGAAAGGGAAAATTCAAGCCTGAGGTCACCTATCTGTACTTTTGGGCATCCATTTTTATCAAGTTTTTCTTTAGTAGATGCCACTGCCCGTTTTACACATTCAAATGTGGCCAGCTCAATGGCCTGGGTCGGGATTATCCTAACCATATTGACAGTATTACCAGCCCAGAGTCCTTGCCAACCCTGCTGCTCAATAATCTCAATGAAACTACCAGCAATGTTCCTGGAACCAACACCAACAACCATCCTCGTCCTGCATGGTTTGAACTTTAAAAGGTTAACCATATGGTGTGGCTGTTCAGCCATGTACATGCAAAAATGTGTGATTTTAACAGTTATTCACTGAAAATTAACTTCAAATAAAAGGCAAAATCTTCCAAATCGGATCATGCAGTTAgataaggaaacaaaaaagcaaaatactCCTGAAAGCATGGGACCTGTACCTACGTTACATATGTTTTAACATCCTCAACCACCTGGTTGCAGACACAGTTTTGCTGCTTATCACCCATTTAATCTGTCTCACAAAGTTTACATATTATATCGATAACAAGAAACATGCTCAGAAGGCATAAAGAAAGGTACATCAAGGCAGTCCATATGGCCTTGAAGGATATACATGTGACTCTGAAGAGTGCATGTTGAGGAACATAATAGGGGCAAGGATAACAGCTAACAAAGCAGGTCTAAGAAAAAGAATCTGCTCTTATGGTGATGGCTTTACTTGTGGACAACAGGAACAGGAGATACAGTGTCGAATCTGGCACTCCCAACAAAAAGAACCTGGATTTATATTGAGCACTATTTATCTTTAACGCTCAACAGCCATGTAATACTCAACATCTTCAGAAGAATCTTCCTTTGTGGTTTGTATCTGCAAGAGACCCACTTATTCATGATCAAGGAAGTTTATTCTATCACCATGTCAGTTTACACATGATTTCATAACCTCAGTTTACATTGTCCAGGTCAGAAACGTTGACACATGTATTGTCTATAAGGTCACTTCTTCAGAAGCAGTTTCTTTTTCCAATCTTTATTGCCTTCAGAGGGACATGGTTGCTGCATTCACTATCAGAGCTATTCAACTGAACTTGGTAGGGAGCATAGTATTGGTGACTAACAGTGACACAAGCACAGACATTATGATTGCTCTAATGTAGGTAAACATGCCTTTTTGTTATGCTTGTAAAAGTTCCTCACTCAACCAACAGGAGGAGAGAAATTCATAAATATGGACATGAATTAGCCACAAGACCATGAATCTCTGCATAGAATTTCCACGGAAAAAGTTGCCCAAGCTGGTTATCACTTATCAGATGAGCTTCTCATACATTTTCCTTCATCGTGCAAGTACAAGCGTAAACTACATTTTagaaagattatatatatatatatatatatatatatatcattagttGAAAGGATGATGTGATGGCTGACTTAAATATTGATGCTAGGACTAAAAGTTCTGCACTGGATCCTTTTATTTGGGAAAGGCTTGCTGGGTTTGAGAAGTTCGAAATAAGCCATAACTTACATATAGTCAGCTCCCTTCTCGCATCTTTCATGAAGAACAGGACCAAACAGAAAAAGGCAACCAGGCATGAATTTGTGGTCATTGGCAGCATACGGCCTAGTTCTACTTCCTCACTAAATGCCAAGCACCAATTTTGATAACAGAGGCAGGAACCACACCAGTACAAAGAAACCAAAAATCAGTTCATGTTAACAGAACCTGACCCCTGTGGTTCCAGAAAGCCACAAAATCCCTCACACAATATCCATAAACAAGTAGCTCCTTTTCCAGTAGATGCAACAATTTTGGAAACTTCTATCACATATTTGATAAACTCATGAACAACACATGCACCAATATTGTTAGCATTTGCAAACAAAATAACTGTGAAAATCATCCAAGTGTTAATTTCACAGACACATCTCCAATGAGGCAGAAATGGTGGCTACATGAATCGCCTTTTGTGCTCCCAATGCTGGTGTACTGATTCAAAACAAGGCCTGGGATTTTCAATTGCATTTGTTCTCCAGAGTCCAGATCAGGCAATAT containing:
- the LOC116264578 gene encoding probable mitochondrial adenine nucleotide transporter BTL1 isoform X1 encodes the protein MAFLRESVKKKLDFDDSALPSSPFSSSSSVSSSASCIWDGGVYAEMVVPKEIELEKVGGLEFKLQIPDVRAATANFFRSREVGEFFSGALSGAMTKAVLAPLETIRTRMVVGVGSRNIAGSFIEIIEQQGWQGLWAGNTVNMVRIIPTQAIELATFECVKRAVASTKEKLDKNGCPKVQIGDLRLEFSLSWVSPVAVGGATAGVVSTLICHPLEVLKDRLTVDPEAYTSITHAVNKIYREGGIGNFYAGISPTLIGMIPYSTCYYFMYETMKNSYCKAKNKQSLSRPELLLVGAFSGLTASSITFPLEVARKRLMVGALRGRCPANITEALAEVIQQEGVMGLYRGWAASTLKVMPSSGITWMFYEAWKDILVPRAPV
- the LOC116264578 gene encoding probable mitochondrial adenine nucleotide transporter BTL1 isoform X2, whose protein sequence is MVVPKEIELEKVGGLEFKLQIPDVRAATANFFRSREVGEFFSGALSGAMTKAVLAPLETIRTRMVVGVGSRNIAGSFIEIIEQQGWQGLWAGNTVNMVRIIPTQAIELATFECVKRAVASTKEKLDKNGCPKVQIGDLRLEFSLSWVSPVAVGGATAGVVSTLICHPLEVLKDRLTVDPEAYTSITHAVNKIYREGGIGNFYAGISPTLIGMIPYSTCYYFMYETMKNSYCKAKNKQSLSRPELLLVGAFSGLTASSITFPLEVARKRLMVGALRGRCPANITEALAEVIQQEGVMGLYRGWAASTLKVMPSSGITWMFYEAWKDILVPRAPV